The Streptomyces laurentii region GAGCTCGGCGATGAGCCGTTTGATGCGGCCGGCGTCGGCGTCGACGGTCTCCAGCATCAGCCGCTTCTGGTCGTCGGTGAAGCGCTCCCATTTGGCGAGGAGCGTGGCGGTGAAGCCCTTGACGGAGGTGAGCGGCGAGCGCAGTTCGTGGGCGACCGTGGCGATCAGCTCGGCGTGGCTGCGTTCGGTACGGCGGCGGGCCTCGGTGCCGCGCAGCGAGACGACGACCCGGCGGACGGGGCCGGTGGGGCGGGTGCGCAGATAGCGGGCGGAGACCAGGACCTCGCGGCCGCCGGGAAGCAGCAGATTGCGTTCGGGCTGGCCGCGGCGGGTGGCGAGGCCGCCGTACGGGTCGGTGAGCGCCCACCAGCGGTGGCCCTTGAGGTCTTCGAGGGGCAGCGCCTGGTCGAGCGGGCGGCCGAGGGCCCGGGCGCCGGGCACGGCCGTGATGCGGCTGGCGGCGGCGTTGAAGCAGATGATCCGGCCGGTCTCGTCGGCGACGACCAGGCCGTCGGGCAGGTCGTCGGGGTCGATCCCGAGCTCCGGTCCGAATCCGTACCCCGGGCCGGACCCGGAACCGGGTCCGTTTTCCGGACCGCCGCCCGCGCTGACGCCGGCGCCCGGGTGGCCGCCGCCCGGTCCTGGACCGGCTCCCGGCGCAGACGCCGGGGCGGGCCGGGTGTCCGGGCCGGGTCCCGGCCCTGATCCGGACCGCGGGGCGGCTTCGCTTCCGTACGGGACGGGGGCGGCGCGCGGCCCGGGTACGGGTGGAGGTTCCGCCCCGTATGGCGCGGCGCTCCGTGCCTGTGCGGGACTGCCCGTACCGACTGTCATCCCCTTATCCCACCCCTCCGTGTAACGCAGTGGGCCCCGAGTTGGTCACCCTACTAGGCCCAGGGGGCGCATGGAGGGATCAGAGGGTGGTTCGGGGCGGGCGCTGGGCGCGCGCGGAGGCGTACAGGCACACGGCGGCGGCGGTCGCGAGGTTGAGGCTCTCGGCCTTGCCGTGGATCGGGACGCGGACGACGGCGTCGGCGAGGGCGCGGGTCTCCTCGGGCAGGCCCCAGGCCTCGTTGCCGAAGACCCAGGCGGTGGGGCCGCCCATGGTGCCGGCGTCCAGTTCGTCGTCGAGGTCGTCCTGGCCGGCGCCGTCGGCCGCGAGGATCCGTACGCCGACGCTCTTGAGGCCCGCGACGGCCTGCTCGACGGGGACGCCGACGGCGACCGGGAGGTGGAAGAGCGAGCCGACGGAGGCGCGGACGGACTTGGGGTTGTACAGGTCCACGGAGGCGTCGGTGAGGACGACGGCGTCGGCTCCGGCGGCGTCGGCGCAGCGGAGCACGGTGCCGGCGTTCCCGGGGTCGCGGACGTGGGCGAGCACGGCGACGAGCTTGGGCCGGGCGGCCAGGATGTCCTCGAACGGCGAGTCGAGGAAGTGGCACACGCCGACGAGGCCCTGCGGGGTGACCGTCTGGGAGACCTCGGCGAGGACCGCGTCGGAGGCGTGGTGGACGCGGGCGCCGGAGGCGCGGGCCGCGTCGACGATGGCGGCGTAGCGCTCGGCGGCCTCGACCGTCGTGAAGAGCTCGACGAGGGTGGGCCGGCCGGCGGTGCCGCGGTGCTCGACGGCCTCGCGGACGGCCTGCGGGCCCTCGGCGAGGAAGAGGCGGTCCTTGCCCCGGAAACTGCGCTTGGCGAGCCGCCGGGCGGCGACGACGCGCGGTGAACGCGGGGAGATCAGCTCGGGGGTGGCCATGTGCCTGCGGCTCTCTGACTCAAGTGACGGCAGCGGTGGGCGGGGTGGCCGGCGCCGGACGGCGGACCTTGGGGTCGGTGCCGGGCGGACGGCCGGAAGGGGCGGTCAACGCGCCGGACCCGCAGGCGCGGGGCCTGCGGGTCCGGGCAGAAGTACTGCGGCCTGGAAGATCAGGCAGCGGCCTTCGGGGCGTTGACGTCGGCCGGGAGGGCCTTCTGCGCAACCTCGACCAGCGCGGCGAACGCGTTGGAGTCGTTGACCGCGAGCTCGGCCAGGATCTTGCGGTCGACCTCGATGTTGGCGGCCTTCAGACCCTGGATGAGGCGGTTGTACGTCATGCCGTTCTGGCGGGCAGCGGCGTTGATGCGCTGGATCCACAGCTGACGGAAGTCGCCCTTGCGCTTCTTGCGGTCGTTGTAGTTGTAGACCAGCGAGTGGGTGACCTGCTCCTTGGCCTTGCGGTAGAGGCGCGAACGCTGACCGCGGTAGCCGGAAGCCTGCTCGAGGATCGCCCGGCGCTTCTTGTGGGCGTTGACTGCCCGCTTGACGCGTGCCACTTCTTAACTCCTTGTAGCGGGGCCGTGGGGGTACTCACACGACCCGAAAAACGGATGGGTCCCGGTCTCGACCGGATGCCCTCGTCGCCGAGGGCGGGAGATCAGATCAGATGCCCAGCATCTTCTTGATCTTGGCGGAGTCACCCGGGGCCATCTCGGCGTTGCCGGTGAGGCGACGCGTCAGCTTGGACGACTTGTGCTCGAGCAGGTGGCGCTTGCCGGCGCGCTCGCGCATGATCTTGCCGGAGCCGGTGACCTTGAAGCGCTTCTTGGCACCGGAGTGCGTCTTGTTCTTCGGCATGGCGCCGTTATCTCCTCGTCAGTGGCGCTCCCCCGGTGCGGACACCGGTACTGCCGGGAGCGTCAATTCTTCGTTTGATGGTTCCGGGCGGAACCCGGGGCCGCCGTCCGGCAGCCCCGTGGGATCACGCCTCGGGGTTCTCGGCCGGCATGTCGACCGGAGTGTCGGCCGACAGGTCGGCCGAAGCCTCGTCGTCGTCCTGGGCCGAGACGGGCGCACCGCCCAGACGCTCGGCCTTGCGGGCGGCCTGCGCCTCGCGGGCCTCGGCCATGGCCTCGGTCTTCTTCTTGTGCGGGCCCAGAACCATGATCATGTTCCGGCCGTCCTGCTTCGGGTTGGACTCGACGAAGCCGAGATCCTGAACATCCTCCGCGAGGCGCTGCAGCAGTCGGTAGCCGAGCTCCGGCCGGGACTGCTCACGACCACGGAACATGATCGTGATCTTGACCTTGTCACCCTGCTTGAGGAACCGGACGACGTGACCCTTCTTGGTGTCATAGTCGTGCGGGTCGATCTTCGGCCGGAGCTTCATCTCCTTGATGACCGTGTGCGCCTGGTTCTTGCGCGCCTCACGGGCCTTCATGGCCGACTCGTACTTGAACTTCCCGTAGTCCATGAGCTTGCACACGGGCGGACGGGCGTTCGCCGCTACCTCGACAAGATCGAGGTCGTACTCCTGTGCGAGCTCCAGGGCCTTCGCAAGCGGCACAATGCCAACCTGCTCGCCGCTGGGGCCGACAAGACGCACCTCGGGAACGCGAATCCGCTCGTTGATGCGGGGCTCGGCGCTGATGGATCCTCCTCGGTTGCACCACGCGACCGCCTGGCGGACGGACACGTCACGGTAGAACTGTCGAGACCAACCGAGCCGATGCAAGAAAAATGCCCCGGACGGGACACAGGCGGGGCTCCAAGGAAACCGGAGCGCCGCGGTCAACCGCGGGGCGCGTCATCGGGCGGCCCCATCGTCCGTACGGAACGATGGTCGCCACCAGACCGGTGACCCGCCGTCCGTGAGGACGGCCAGGTGGGAGTTCGGAGCCTCCACTTGTGGGCCGGACACACAGGTATCCAGCCGGTCTTTATGTGCCACAACCTTAGCAGGACCCTCTGGTCGGCGCGAACCACGCCGCGGCTTAGGCTGTGGGGCATGAGCGAGACGCCCCAGAACGAGTCGACCGACTCCGCCGTTCCTTCGAACCCTTCGGACACGCCCGACTTCTCCGCGATGACGCGTGACATCGCCGAGGTGCCGGCGGTCGAGGTGATCGTGACGGTCGCCGTCAACCTGATGAGCGCCGCCGCCGTGAAGCTCGGCCTCACCGAGGAGGGCGACGAGTACAAGGACCTCGACGAGGCCCGCAAGCTGATCCACACGCTCGCCGGCCTGCTCGACGCCGGTGTGCCGGAGATCTCCTCCTTCCACGCCTCGCCGCTGCGCGACGGCCTGAAGTCGCTCCAGCTGGCCTTCCGCGAGGCCTCCTTCGTGCCGGACGAGCCGGGCCAGGGCCCGGGCGAGAAGTACACCGGACCGGTGTACGGCTAGAAACCTCGAAGAGCCCCGGACCCTCGCGGGATCCGGAGCTCTCGGAGTCCTACGATCCACCACGACACACCTCCGGCCGCCACGGGTACATCCGTGGCGGCCGGAGGTGGTTCATGGGGGGCACCGCTCGGCGTGGGACCGAGGAGACCGACACGGCTCCCTCAGGTGCCACCGTCCTCGTCCTTGTCCGTACGGGACCGGGCGGCCCGCCGCAGCCGGTGGTGGCGGGCCGCGCCCTGCTCGGTGATCGCCTCGCCCACCATGGCGCGCACCGCGTCCCGCACGCCGTGCAGCGCGGGATGCCGGGCGGGGCCCGCGCCCGGGTCCGTCCGCAGCTCCTTCAGCAGCGCCCAGCACAGGCCCAGCATCACGAGCACGAAGGGCAGCGCCACCAGGATCGTCGCGGTCTGCAACGAGGACAGCCCGCCGGCGACCAGCAGGACGGCGGCGACCGCCGCCATGAGCACACCCCACGCCACCACCAGCCAGGTCGGCGGGTTCAGCGCGCCGCGGCTGGTCAGTGAGCCCATCACCAGCGAGGCCGAGTCGGCGCTGGTGACGAAGTAGGTCATGACCAGGAGCATCGCCAGGTACGAGGTGACTGTGCCGATCGGCAGCGCGTCCAGCATGGCGAACAGCGACGCCTCCGCCCCGGTCTTCACCGAGCCCGCCAGATCGGCGGCGCCGGTCGACTCCAGACGGATGGCGGTGCCACCCATCACGCAGAACCAGACCACCGTCGCCCCCGAGGGCACGAGCAGCACCCCGACCAGGAACTCGCGCACCGTCCGGCCGCGCGAGATACGGGCGATGAAGGTGCCGACGAACGGCGCCCAGGACAGCCACCACGCCCAGTAGAAGATCGTCCATGCCCCCAGCCAGGCCCGGTCCGAGAACGCGCCGGTGCGGCTCGCCATCGGCACCACGTCGTGCAGGAAGCCACCGAGCGACGCGGGGATCGTGTCCAGGATGTAGACGGTCGGCCCCAGAAGGAACACGAAGGCCGCCAGGGCCGCGGCGAGGACGATGTTGAGGGTGGACAGCCACTTCACACCCTTGTGCAGACCGGAGAACGCGGACAGCACGAACGCCGCCGAGAGCGTGGCGATGATGATCAGCTCGGTGGCCGTGGAAGCCCGCACGCCGGCGGTCAGATGGAGGCCCTCCGCCACCTGGAGCGCGCCCAGGCCCAGGCTGGTGGCCGTCCCGAAGACCGTCGCGAAGACGGCGAGCAGGTCGATGGCCCGGCCCGGCCAGGCGGCCGCCCGGCGCTCGCCGAGCAGCGGCACGAAGGCGGCGCTGAGGGTGTTGCCGCGGCCCTTGCGGAAGCCCGCGTAGGCGAGGGCGAGACCGGCGATGCCGTAGATGGCCCACGGGACGAACGTCCAGTGGAAGAACGAGTACTCCAGGGCGACCCGGGCCGCGTCGCCCGTGCCGGCCGCGACGCCGGTCGCCGGGGCGGGCTGAGGAAGTGCTGGAGTGGCTCCCCCACTCCGTAGAACATCAGGCCGATGCCCATCCCCGCGCTGAACATCATGGCGATCCAGGCGAGGTTCGAGAACTCCGGCTCGGAGTCGTCGGCGCCGAGCCGGATCCGGCCGAACCGGCTCACCGCGATCACCAGGCACAGGACGAGGAAGACGTCGGCGGCGGTCACGAACAGCCAGGCGAAGTTGGCGAGGACCCAGCCGAGGGCCGTGGAGGAAGCGGTGTCGAAGGACGCCTTGCCGAGGGCCGCCCAGCCGACCAGGCCGACGACCGCCGCCATGCCGATCCCGATGACCTTCGCGTCGGGGCGGGGATTCCGTCCGGGTTCCCGGGCCGTCCGTTCGGTGCTCATGGGGCCCCACTATGGAGGCGCCGCAGCCGGACGCCGGGAGGGCACGCCGCCCCACGCCGTACATCGGGCCGTACGTCGGGTCGTGCACCGGGGCGTACAGCGGGCCGGGCATCGGAAAGGGCGGCCGACGGCACGAAGCCCGCACCGCCGACCGCCCACCGGCCGCTGGGCCGGTACCCGCTCAGTTCCTGACGTAGAAGGGCTCGCCCGGAGGCGTCGCCGAGGCCGGCAGCAGGGCCAGGTCGAGGCCGCGCACCAGGCGGGCCCTCAGCGTCTCGTCGGCCGCGAGGGCGCGGGCCACGCGCTGGGCGGCCTCGGCCGGGGCCGCGTCCTCGGCGAGGACCAGGGCGAGGGTGCCGTCGGCGGAGCCGGGGCCCAGGTGGGCGCTGAGCACGGCGGGCTCGGCGGCGACGGCCGCCCGTACCGCGTCCCGTACCGCCGGGTCGTCCAGCGGGTCCACGCTGGTCCGGCCCTCCGCGAGGGCGAGCAGGGCCGAGCCGGTCACCTGGTAGGGCACCGGGCCCGACATGTCCAGAACGAGGGTGTCGGCCTTCTCGTGGACGAGGGCTGCGAGGGCCTGGTGGAGCGGGACGGCGACGGGCCGGGCACCCGGGTCCCACAGATGCAGCGATTCCATCGAGGTGAAGGCGGGCAGCGCGCGCCGGTCGCCGGCGGTGAGCGTGGGCACCGCCATGTCGCTCGTCTTCTCCTTCTTCAGGCCCGTCTCGGGATCGATCTCGATCTCGCCGAGGACGGCGACGACGGGAACGAGCAGCCGGGCGTCCTGGAGAGCGGCGAGGACGGGCCCGTGCGCGGTCCGGTCCTCCGCCCAGGCCGCGAGCGCCGCGGCGAGCCGCGGGTCGGCGGAGCCGTCGTCGTCGGAGTAACCGGGGTCAGGGATGTTCTTGAGCTCCACGCCCCGAGCCTAACCGGCCGGGGTCCGGCCGGTGGACCTGGGCCGATCGGCCCGCCCGCCCGTCCCCTCCCGCGCGTATGGCGGCTCAGCGCGTACGGCCGCCGCGCCACAGGGCGACGGCGGCGGCCAGGAAGAGCACGCCGACACCGCCGACGAGGGGCGCGAGGAGACCGATGGGGCGGGAGTCGTCGGCGTCGGGCTCCGGGCCGTTGCCGAAGTAGCGGCCCGTGTAGCCGGTGACGGCGCTCTTCGTGTCGGCGCCCTTGAGTCCGTCGGCCGCCTTGATCGCGGCGGCGGGGTCGACCGTCCCGTACCCCTTGTCGTCGCTGCGGCCGCCGTCGGGGCGGCTGCGCGCGGTGTCGACGAGGAGCCGCTTGATCTGGGCGGGCGTCAGGTCGGGATGGGCCGAGCGGATCAGGGCGACGGCGCCGGAGGCGAACGCGGCGGCGGCGCTGGTGCCCCAGCCCTCGTAGTAGCGGCGGTCGGGGTCGGCGATGACGATGTCGACGCCGGGCGCGCTGACCGTGGCGTACCAGCGGCTGGTGGAGAACGCGGCGTGGGTGCCGTAGCGGTCGACGGCGGCGACGGCGATGACGCCCGGGTAGGCGGCGGGGAAGGAGATGTGGTCGCCCTTCTCGCCGCCGTTGCCTGCCGAGGCGACGACGGAGACGCCCTTGTCGAGGGCGTACTGGACGGCGGCGTCCTCGCCCGCGTCGGGATGGGCGGACTCGGAGTCGTCGCCGAGGGAGAGGTTGATGACGTCGGCGCCGTGGTCGGTGGCCCAGCGGATGCCCTCGGCGAGCGCGGTGCCGCGGCTCTTGCGGGCCTTGTCGCGCTGCTTGTCGGAGCCTTCGAGGATGACCCGCACGGGCAGGATCCTGACCTTCGGGGCGACACCGAGGACACCGTCCCCGCCGCCGGGTCCGTGGCCGTGCCCGGCGATGATGCCGGCCATCGCGGTGCCGTGACGGGCCCAGGCCCGGTCGCCGCGGGCGGCGCCGAAGCCGATGAGGTCGGTGCCGGGCAGGACGGAGCCTTCGAGGTCGGGGTGGGTGGCGTCGACGCCGGTGTCGAGGACGGCGACGGTGACGCCCTCGCCGCGGGTGGTCTGCCAGACCGTGCCGGTGTGCAGCGCTTCGAGACCCCACTGACGGGCCCGGATGGTGTCGGCGTACGCGGGCGTGGTGGTGGCCGGGAGCACGGCGAAGGCGGTCGCGAGCAGGGCGGCGGCGGTACGGCGCGGGGTCACCGCTTGTCCTCCTCGACGGTGGCGGCGACGGTCCGGCGCAGGGCCTGCTCCACGGCCTCGCCGACGCCCTTGGCCTCGTGGCCGAGGCCGGCCTGGGCGACGGGGCTGGTGCGCTTGGGCGTCATCGCGCGGGCGGCGGGTTCGGGCGCGGCCACGGTGCGGCCGTCGGCGAAGCCGGACACGGTGGTGACGACCACGGGCAGGTCGGCCGGCACGTGCCGCCACCAGCTGGCGCGCTGGGCGGCGCCGAAGTGGGCGGCGACGGTGCCGGGGCCGGCCAGGGCGGGCGGGAGTTCGTCGGCGGCGCGGGCGCCGAGGGTCTTCATGGTGGCGGGGTCGGCCTGGGTGAAGGCCAGGGCCACGGTGACGACCTGGGAGGACGTCGCGTCGGTGTACGTGGCGCGCAGGACGCGGTCGCAGCCGACGGCGCTCAGCGCCGCGTACAGCTTCGGCGGCAGGTTCTCGGCGGAGCAGGCGGTGTCGGTGGCGACGACGATCCGGGTCCAGGTGCGGGGCGCGCCGCCGGGGCCGGCCGAGGGGCCGGGGAGGGTGCGGGGGAAGAGCGTGTCGACGGGGGCGTCGTGCCAGAGCGCGCGGGCGGGGGTGAAGCCCGGGGGCTCGTCGCGTTCGTTCGGGCCGCTGTCGGTGAGCAGCGCGCCGGCCGCGGCGCCGCCGACGAGTCCGGCGGCGAGGACGGCGCAGACGGCGGCGCCCACGACCCGGCCGGTGCGGCGGCCTGGGACGGGGCGGAGGCGGGTGGTGGTCTCGGCCGGCGTCGGGGCGCCCAGGGCCCAGGTGTCGTACGGGTATCCGGGGCGGGCGCGGCTCCGGTACGGGGGGCGGGGACGGGCCGGGCGGGCGGCCGCGCGGGGCGGGCCGGGGAAGGCGGCGCGGGGGTGGTGCGGGGAACCGGAGCGGTCCGGCTGTCACGTATGGGACGCAGACGGGTGGTGGTCTCCGTGGGCCGCTCGGCGCCGGCGGCGGGCTGCTCGGGCGGCAGCGGGCGTCCGGTGGAACGCGTGGGCGCGGGCGCGGGCGTGGCCGGGCTGGGCTCGGGGGTGGCGGGTGCGGTGCGCCGAGTTGGGGCCTGGGGCGCGGCCGGTGCGGGCGGTGTCGCCGGTGCGGCGGGCTGGAGGGCGTCGCCGATCCGGGAGGCGGGGGGCTCCGGGCGGTCCGTCGCGCGGGACTCCGTAGGGTCGGCGCCGCCGCCCGGTGGCCCGAGGACACCGACGGCGCGGTGGGCACGGCGGGCGCGGGGGCTTTGGCGGGCGTCGCGGGTGCCGGCGGCGCGGAAGACCGTACGGGCGGGGCCGTCGGCGGCCCGGCGGGCCGCAGGGCCTCGCTGATCCGGGACGTGGGGTGCTGCGGCTCGCTGCTCATCCCCGTCCCCTGTCCCCCTGGTCGATCCGCGCGGGCCGGCCGATCCGGTCCCCGGCCGCTCCGCGAAAGCAATGGCCGCCACTCTACGGGCTGTTCTCCCTGACACGGGAACCCAGGGGCCGCCCGCGCGCGGACCGGGCGGGGCGAGCGGTTCGCGGCCCGTACCGGCATACCGGGACAAGGGCCGTGCCTCCCTCCACCCGCCCTCGGCGTCTCTGTCAGGCCCGCCGGGAACGTCCCTGGTCGAGCCCTGGTCGAGCCCTAGTACTGCAACCGCATCTGGGGTGACTGATGGCACTGTTCGTCGTTGATGTGACTGTGTGCTGATGAGTTGACGGTCGAGCAGGTCGAGTCGTGGTCGGAGGGGATAGCCGGGCTGCATGCCCGCTTCGCCCACCGTTTCGGCAGGTCCGAGCCACGTGAGCGAGCGCTGGACTACCTTCAGGGTCTGATCGCTCCTCTGGAGAAAAAGAACGGTTGGACGCTGTCGGAGCAGGTCGGACAGCTCCGCCCGGACGGTGTCCAGCGCCTGCTCAACCTCTCGGACTGGGACGAGAACGCGGTCCGAGACGACATCCGTGACTTCGTCGTGGAGACCATCGGCAGGCCGGACGGTGTCCTGATATGCGACGACACCGGCTTCCTGAAGAAGGGCACGAAGTCGGCCGGCGTGCAGCGGCAGTACTCCGGAACAGCCGGAAGGACCGAGAACTCCCAGATCGGCACCTTCCTGGCCTACGCCTCGGCAGCCGGCCGGGCACTGATCGACCGCGAGCTCTACCTCCCGGCGTCCTGGACGGACGACCGGGACCGCTGCCGGGCCGCCGGCATCGCCGACGAGGTGCCCTTCGCCACCAAGAACGAGCACTTCCGACAGATGGTGCAACGTGCCATCGACGCCGGAGTGCCGTTCGCGTGGGTGACCGCGGACGAGGCGTACGGGCAGGTCAAGCGCACCCGGTTCTGGCTGGAGCAGCGCCGGATCGCGCATGTGATGGCCACCAAGGTCAACGACACAGTGATCACAACGCGTTGGGGCGAGGAACGCGTCGACCGTCTGATCGCCGCGCTGCCCCGGCAGCGCTGGAAGCGGATCTCGGGCGGACAGGGCGCGCACGGGGAGCGAATCTACGACTGGGCCCGTATCGCGATCCGCCCGTGCTGGGAGGACGGCTTCGGGCACTGGGTCCTGGCCCGCCGCAGCGTGGCGGACCCCACCGAGATCGCCTACTACGTCTGCTACGGCCCGGCTGTCTCACGGCTGAAAGACCTGGTCAAGGTGGCCGCGGCGAGGTGGGCGGTGGAGGAGTGTTTCCAGACGGCCAAGGGCGAGTGCGGCCTGGACCACTACCAAGTCCGGCTCTACCGGGCCTGGTACCGACACATCACTCTCTCCATGGCCGCCCTCGCCTACCTGACCGCCATCCGTGCCGCAGAAGCCACAAAAGGGGCACCGTCGACGACGAGCAAGACCTCATACCCCTCAGCGTCCCGGAGATCCGCCGACTGATCGGGCACGTCGTCATCACGCCCCGCCACCACACCAACGAACACCATCTGCACTGGTCACGCTTCCGCAGACGCAGCCAGGCCCGAGCCCGACGCTCCCACTACAAACGCCGAGGCCACACACCCCAGATGCGGTTGCAGTACTAGTCGAGCCACTCCCCGTCCCGCATGAGGACGCGGCCGCGCAGTTCCGCCGTGCCGCGCCACGCGTACACGGTCCGCGGCACCACGCGCAGGTACAGATGGGAGCCCTCCTCCACCCGCGGGTCCCAGCCGAACGTGGCGGTGTAGGCGTCGGCCGCGTCCGCGGGCACGTTCTCGTCCGGGAAGCACTCCGCCTCGCCCTGGAGCATCACCACGTCGACGGTGTCGGGCAGCCCCAGGCGGACACGCGGCTCCGCTCGGACGTTCCGCGCGGTCGCGGCGGCGGCGGTGGTGCACATCCACACGGTTCTCCAGACATCGAGAGGTGTCTCATCTGGGTGAGATCTTGTCTGGCCCGTAGCCGTCGGCAGCGATCTTCCGTTGGCGTGACTGCATACATATGAACGTGCTCAGGTCGGTACGGGAGGGGTCGGTGCGGCTGTACTTCGCCAACCACCGGGCGGTGTGGCGGGTCGGTGATGTCGCGGGGGTCGATCGGTCTCTGCTGGCAGGGGCTCTTGAGCGGTATCGCCTGCCGACCGGTACGCCGGTCCTCCTGGACGATGCGATGCGGCCGGTGGAGCCGGTCTCCTCGTGGTTTCGCAGTCTGGCGCTGGCCCGGCGGGACGCGAAGTCGATGCGGGCCTACGCCTACACGGTGCTGATGCTGCTCGGCTTCCTGCTGGCCCGCGGGGCGGACCTGCGCTCGGCCACCGAGATGTGGACATCTTGCAGTTCCGGCAGTGGCGCCGCGAGGACGCCGAGGACACGGTGGCGGGAACCACCTGGGACCGGGACGCTGCCGCGATCGTCAGCCTCTACAAGCACCTGATCCGCATCGGCTACGTGCGGGTCAGCCCGTGGCGGTCGTCGCAGGGGGAGTCACTGGGCAGCGGTTTCAGCACGGACGTGCGGGTGCGGCATCTGGAGCTGGAGCAGTACCTGTTCTTCCGGGACGTCGGATTCGGTGGGCTGACGCCCGAGGCCGAGCTCGACGAGACGTTCGGCGGGTGGCGCCCACATCGCAACCGGGCCGCGGCCGAGCTCGCGCTGCTGACCGGGATGCGAGCCCAGGAGTGGTCCACGCTGCTGCTGCCCGAGCTCGGCTTGATGGCAGGGCGCCGTCCACGGACCGCCGATGTCGATCTGGCGGCCTGCGCGAAGCAGAAGCGGCCCCGGTCGGTCTACGTCCCGGTCGGCGCAATGGAGTTGCTGGACCCCTACTTGACGATCGAGCGGCCGGAGATCGTGGCGAAGGCCCAGCGCACGCTGCGGCGCCGGCACCGGGACCTGTTCGTGGTCCAGCGGCTGGAGGCCGACGACACGAGGGTGCGGGGCGTTCTCGAAGGACGCACCGTCACCCGCTCCATCAAGGACATGGCCCCGGACCTGCGCCGCGTCACGGTGCTAGAGACCGGTGGCGGGCTGGAGCCGCTGGCGCTCTTCATCGGCCAGGGCGGGAAGATCCTGACCGCCTCGAGCTGGGACCGGGTGCGTTGGAGGGCCTGGGACCGGCTCACAGTCTGGTCGACACATCAAAACTCCCCGCAGCTGCCGCGTCGTTGCTGGGTCTATCACGATCTTCGGCACACCTTCGCCCTGCGTCTGCTGATCTTCCTGACCCGGGAGGCCCTCGGCGACGCCGAGAAGCAACAGCTACCGATGTCGACGCTGCTTGACCACATGACCAGCAACCCGCTGCTGGTGGTCCAGCGCCGGCTCGGTCATGTCCTTCCATCGACGACCTACCGCTACATCCGCTACCTGAAAGACCCGATGCGCGAGGTCGACGACGCTTTCCGCGAGTGGACCGTCGCCGACGGCGCTTCCTACGTCACCATTGCCCGCCACCTGCTGAACCTGGAAGAGAACGCCCATGCCGCGCCGCGGTGAGTACACCCGGAACTTCCCGCTTCCCGGTCCGCGGGCGGCGGAGCCCGTCCGGATCGGGATCCGGACGGTGACCGGCCAGACCGCCGACGGCCGCCAGCAGAGCCCCTCGCTCGATCCAGCCGATTTCACCTGTTCACCCCTCGCGGGCGAGCTGGCGGACGAGTGGGTGGAGAAAGCCGCTGCCGCGACGCTGTCGGCGACCGCCGCGGCGTTGTATCGCCAGGCCATCACGCTGTTCTGCCGGCACGTCGATGCCCACGTTCCCCACGCGGTGAAGGCCTCGCTCGGTGAGCCGGAGCCGGACCTCGCCCACGCGCTGACCGACTGGACCCGCCTGCTGCCCGCCGCCTACGGCCCCGGCTCGCGGGTGCCTGCCGCGCTCGCCGGCAAGCTGCGCATTCTCATCACGCGCCGGGCCGAGCATCCCGACCGCCCGGTCGCGGCCGGCCTGCGTCACTGGGCGAGCGGCCATGTCGGTCTTCGTGGTGGACAGACCCAGGAGCTGGACGAGTTCACCCGCGCGGACAAGAAGGAGCTGGTGAAGGCCGCCTGGTCCGATCACCTCGCGATCACAGCGAGAATCCGGCGGGGCTGGGAAGTGGCGGCCACCGGGAAGGACCCGGCCGAGGACGGCTGGGACCGCCCGGTGAACCTGCTCTGGGCGAT contains the following coding sequences:
- a CDS encoding serine protease (Peptidase domain in the S8 and S53 families; cl10459;~catalytic residues [active];~identified by MetaGeneAnnotator; putative;~serine protease [Streptomyces pristinaespiralis ATCC25486]); this encodes MTPRRTAAALLATAFAVLPATTTPAYADTIRARQWGLEALHTGTVWQTTRGEGVTVAVLDTGVDATHPDLEGSVLPGTDLIGFGAARGDRAWARHGTAMAGIIAGHGHGPGGGDGVLGVAPKVRILPVRVILEGSDKQRDKARKSRGTALAEGIRWATDHGADVINLSLGDDSESAHPDAGEDAAVQYALDKGVSVVASAGNGGEKGDHISFPAAYPGVIAVAAVDRYGTHAAFSTSRWYATVSAPGVDIVIADPDRRYYEGWGTSAAAAFASGAVALIRSAHPDLTPAQIKRLLVDTARSRPDGGRSDDKGYGTVDPAAAIKAADGLKGADTKSAVTGYTGRYFGNGPEPDADDSRPIGLLAPLVGGVGVLFLAAAVALWRGGRTR
- a CDS encoding transposase (DDE superfamily endonuclease; cl02413;~identified by MetaGeneAnnotator; putative;~transposase [Rhodococcus jostii RHA1]); protein product: MTVEQVESWSEGIAGLHARFAHRFGRSEPRERALDYLQGLIAPLEKKNGWTLSEQVGQLRPDGVQRLLNLSDWDENAVRDDIRDFVVETIGRPDGVLICDDTGFLKKGTKSAGVQRQYSGTAGRTENSQIGTFLAYASAAGRALIDRELYLPASWTDDRDRCRAAGIADEVPFATKNEHFRQMVQRAIDAGVPFAWVTADEAYGQVKRTRFWLEQRRIAHVMATKVNDTVITTRWGEERVDRLIAALPRQRWKRISGGQGAHGERIYDWARIAIRPCWEDGFGHWVLARRSVADPTEIAYYVCYGPAVSRLKDLVKVAAARWAVEECFQTAKGECGLDHYQVRLYRAWYRHITLSMAALAYLTAIRAAEATKGAPSTTSKTSYPSASRRSAD
- a CDS encoding hypothetical protein (identified by MetaGeneAnnotator; putative;~sequence version:1), which codes for MGAAVCAVLAAGLVGGAAAGALLTDSGPNERDEPPGFTPARALWHDAPVDTLFPRTLPGPSAGPGGAPRTWTRIVVATDTACSAENLPPKLYAALSAVGCDRVLRATYTDATSSQVVTVALAFTQADPATMKTLGARAADELPPALAGPGTVAAHFGAAQRASWWRHVPADLPVVVTTVSGFADGRTVAAPEPAARAMTPKRTSPVAQAGLGHEAKGVGEAVEQALRRTVAATVEEDKR
- a CDS encoding FMN-binding pyridoxamine 5'-phosphate oxidase-like protein (FMN-binding pyridoxamine 5'-phosphate oxidase-like protein [Streptomyces violaceusniger Tu4113];~PFAM: Pyridoxamine 5'-phosphate oxidase-like, FMN-binding domain; KEGG: sro:Sros_7720 hypothetical protein;~Pyridoxine 5'-phosphate (PNP) oxidase-like proteins; cl00381;~identified by MetaGeneAnnotator; putative); protein product: MCTTAAAATARNVRAEPRVRLGLPDTVDVVMLQGEAECFPDENVPADAADAYTATFGWDPRVEEGSHLYLRVVPRTVYAWRGTAELRGRVLMRDGEWLD
- a CDS encoding hypothetical protein (identified by MetaGeneAnnotator; putative;~sequence version:1), with product MNVLRSVREGSVRLYFANHRAVWRVGDVAGVDRSLLAGALERYRLPTGTPVLLDDAMRPVEPVSSWFRSLALARRDAKSMRAYAYTVLMLLGFLLARGADLRSATEMWTSCSSGSGAARTPRTRWREPPGTGTLPRSSASTST